From the genome of Solanum dulcamara chromosome 12, daSolDulc1.2, whole genome shotgun sequence:
ctcaTATCAACagtcatttcacatgttcaaataaatccataatctcatcacatcaattccaccaatacatgttatTAGATCgtcattttatacccctcatctccatttttaaggccaattaTATAGTCAATAAGCCAGTCTAATTTTCATTACTCCCCAGTgcacataacaaggaaatacaagcatctacaagcttaaactgagatttagaaattcacttgcctcaactAATCAAACAATCACTCCGAAATTGAGCCTTCCCCTTTTGTTGGGCTTCCAAATTAATGTAATATAGTCAAATAGATAATCACaaaaagatttcaaaactaacaacacccgtattactatatatctaacctagacccaaaaatGCACACAATTCTATAATCAAATTTCTAATCGTGATACCAcctaacatgtcaactcccatattttttttCGAATTTCAAGACTAAGGTTCAGTTTCAGTTCCTCCAAATATCATAAATCTActgatatttatataatacaatactCTTGCTATTTAATTACagatctcaatatattaaagcttaatttataatgtgataacaaaataaaattattgacaATTGAAGCCACCTGGTTTACGAAACCAGTGGCGAGAATTGACCAGAAGTACAAAATTTGCCATTCATGGCGTTTACTTCCTTTTCAATCATTGGAAAAATCATTACCAATCTTTGCCTTATCATTGGCAATGATTGTCCCACTAATATTCTTTCATTCTAGGTCCAAAAACTCAAGACAAAAGCACTCAAATTTGTATTCAtttacttcttcttctttttcttttcaaccTAGAATTATAATACTAATTCCTTACTCATATATGTAGCCATCAATCTAAGTAGAAAACATAATCGACTCTTACCTGAAGCGTTCGCCGAAGCCACGATGAAAGTTTGATTCCTTTAGTTTGAGggtttgagaaattaattgtgTTATAAAAAAACAATAACCCTTTTTAACTTATTTCAATAAATAGGTCAAGTGGTATATggaattaaataaactattaatttgatccaccaattaaattaattctctaaaattacccatcaactaattaaccgaggttaccgaaaggtccaaaatttcaacttacatttacgaaaagggtcttctacgaaaggaggaggactcgttctcaaaatgacctaatgggtcattacagatgGATCAATAATATTAAATGTCAATTAcctattaaaaagaaattaattgtgtactttgaaattcatagttacagtattatcatttttgaaaataaaaatagaaagcgaataatattttatattagaaaataaaattttgatcttTATTAATAAGCATATTAATCTCGTATAATGTGTGAATAATCGAATTTAAATAGATAATTCAATTTATTATTACTTGTGTTTCGTGAGTTTAAGATGAAAAGAATATATATTGGTGGTTAATTGTAtgataagataaaatataatataatagtaataaaagaataaaaaattataatgttCTTTTAATTGGGTGTGGGCATGGGGCTATCAATATGGATCGGGGCAGATAGGAGAAAAAAGATgggttaaaatttaaatttgtccAATAGAAAGATGTCACgtaataattaataacaataataattaaaaaaataaaaggttgTTAGTTTTAGGGGTAAAAATGGACCAAAAAGGTAGaatgaggggtatttttggcccaatagatggatgaggggTATATTTAAACCTTTTCGGATAGTACATGAGTATTTTTGGCCCTTTttcagtatttttatttattcatatttgacttaatatattctttaaaaaatagaagaataattttattatatcattctattaattatttttttcattctgtTTTACctaatattatttgatttagTATGGTATTTAAGAGggaaaaaaacttttgaaacttatggtctaaaataattcttagatttttatgtgtttgtaaatcatttcattaagggtaaaagtgaaattttagaattaaattatttctaattatagtaaagtcaaattctttttgaaatggattaaaaagaaaaggatgTCACATAAAATAGAACAAAAGGAGTATAAGTTATTGGAAAATGAATACTCTCTAATTCAATTTATTGTTCTACCTTTTTTCTTTagtatgttttaaaaaaatgttttattcatagttagtaattttttaattctaactttttgcctaatgtatttaaaatcataaaattaaagagaattttaatatatttaacatATTTATAATATCAGACGATCAAATTCAAAAGatttctttacttttttaaatttcGTATCAAATCATAAGAGGGCAAACAAAATTGAAACGGAAAAACTTACCACAAACCAACATTGTCAGtcgatttattaaataaaatatttttttatatttatttaattaaaaataaatgaaaatttaaataaaCTTATGGACAACAATGtcagtttctttttttttaaaaaaaaatctcgaCTTGTATGTTGgtttatgatatttatattttttttcccaaAAACAATGTACAAAATCGATGAAAAATTGTGTGAAAACAAAAGAGGGACATCCCTTGGTTTCAATCCGCTCCACTTCGATTCATATAGATCCGCGCCGCATAAATTCATCCagcataatttttttgttattttttttaattgagtttaatatgaaaaataaaattcataattttttttgttaattaacATCTCAATAACTCATTAATTATTACTAGTTAACATTTCAACAATTGTTTCTTAATCGCTAATTAACTCTAATTAACATTTGTCtagtttaagtttttttttaagttaaaattaaagtcaaagtttaagataaaaaattatatttttttatttttactaattaCAAAGATTTAATTTTCTTCGGGTTTCTAATTGATACCTTAAACTCTCATAAATCCGCAACCCGCCTTGCCCCacattaattttaataataattacttCAATCTGCCCCACCCCGCCTAGCTCTAAACCCGTCCTGCCACACCCATTGCTATCCCTGGGTCTCTATAGAGATATCGCTTTTGTTTGAGAATGCCTTTGTCCATattatattttaacatattttttaaaaaaaataattaaaatgtaaatatttatttttaatatagtggaTAAGTACAAGTGCAAGACATCAGTAATTTCagcaatttaaaataaatttatagttTTCTTTTAATACTAATCCTATTATTaaataatcacataaaatactagtaattaaatttatattattaaaacacaataataaaataaatattttttaaaaaaaagtgtgCGTCCAATATAAGTCATAAAATGAAACGGTGAGAGTAATATGTGTAACCTCGAAAAGCGTTATTGAATTTAGCCTCAATATGTGTACCGGTCATTAATTAATCACTTCCTATTTTCCCtctataaatactcaaaagGTCTCACTAGCTTTTGCACCCAACAAACACAATACATTTGCAATATCCTCCAATTCACTACTACTCTAGCTATATGGAAATGGTAGGCAAAATTTCATGCATTGTTATTTTGTGCATGGTGGTGGTTGCACCCCATGCAGAGGCATTGACATGTGGTCAGGTTACATCTAGCGTGGCTCCTTGCCTCCCTTATCTTACGGGCCGTGGCCCTCTAGGAGGCTGTTGTGGCGGAATCAAGGGTCTATTGGGTGCAGCCAAGACTCCAGCGGATCGAAAGACAGCATGTACTTGTCTAAAATCAGCCGCTAAAGCTATGAAGGGCATTGATGCGGGCAAAGCCGCTGGTCTCCCTACAGCTTGTGGCGTAAACATTCCTTACAAGATTAGCCCTTCCACTGACTGCTCTAAGTATGTTATTAACCTTCTTTTCTTctaaatacttattttattatgCTACCATTGGTAATTAAATTGATTTGCAATAACAAATCtaataaattagaaatttttcatgtataaataatttaaaatatatagtgctttcatttttaaatatgtaaattttatttcaaatatcttaaaactaaagttaaattatttgcTCCTTGAAATTTGAAACGTGTCACATTTTGGCTGATATGTTTAACGATCACTCCTATTATACATAACCATGTCGTGCTAATATACTTGGTTAATGTGGTAATTAATATATGCAGGGTCCAGTAAGGCTAATCAGTGCAATATGGAAGTAGCTAGCTAGAGTATCATGAGGAGAAGAATAAAGATGGCGTGGAGTTAGTTTGATCCTGTTTGTGGATCTAGCTATTTTGTGGGTCTTTAATTTGGAGTCATATTTAGTTAAGAGTGTTGTAATGAAACATTTGGGGTTACTTACGTTGTATTACAATCCAAATCTTTCATAATAATACGTTATTTTACTACTATCTTATTTAGTTCAtaataattcttaattttactatCTTATTTAGTTCATTTCTCTCGAGAGAGATATTATTGAACTATCAAAGACTGAGAACCTATACCTATATGTTGTATAACAAATTGCAAATTAATTTAAAGGAAGACAAATAACAAAGTACTTATTTCCttgtttatttttactttacttTACACACctcttaaaaataataataaataaaatatatttatattttatcatatcatattaatAGTGTGTAGTTTTTAATGGTGAGGAATGAATACTAcatataaaacaaaaatatttttctcataatataataaaataatcaaaaacacACCTACATTATTCATTTTTTCCGAGTTTTATACCTAAATTATTGGAAAAAtgagtttcatacttaaaatatcacttattagtttgagaaacacacatcaGTAGTGTATTTAATACACTGTctactttctctatttttttgaaaaaaaaacttgcCTCGTGGCAttccacatggataaaatattacactttgacaaaaattaaataaactattaatattagttaaaagttaaatacTAAATTATTTCTATCACTTTTTGGGTGGGAGATAGTAATgttttattctttaattttaactaattctaataatttatttaatttttgttaaggtgAAATGTTTTAAGAGTGTAGTATACACACCATGATTAGAGTAGAATAAAAGagatgtgtttctcaaactaaaaaGTAATAGTTTAGGTACGAAATTCACActctcaatagtttaggtatgaaactcaaaaaaaaaggaTAGTGCAGGTGTGTTTTTGATATTTAGTGCAGGTGTGTTTTTGATacttatctctttattttttaaatttcttatttaGTGTTCGGTATTCACATTGGATCTTCAATTAAATTCGAATAGCTCACTGTAGGTCCATTTGAGGGTgatactctcaacaaaattttctctaagatttaaattcaataattttaattaaaaatgaaacaatCTCACTACTATACCATCCATGTTGATAATAAAAGTGATAATTGAAATGGAAGTTGGAGACTAAGGAGCAGTGGCGGTCCCAATAAATATTTTGCCCCAAGACATATTCAGAGTCACAACTCAGAAAGATTTTTGCATTGATATTCCTTAAAATACTTTTATCtcagaataattaaaataaaattgattaaTCTCTTTTTATGAATCGGAGGGAGTATTAGATCAAACTATTAACTTTCTCTTGCCAAGTTAGGAGTTATTATTAAAAGTAACATATTTGTgtctaatataattttctcaaatTTGATGAGCCCTCTAAACATACTTGAAAGGTCTTTAATGTTTAAAGATATAAGGGAAAATAGTCAAAAAAAGttcttaaactatttgaaatgaataaaaatgttatttatttataatttggtctaaaaatactcTTGCTGTCAATATTTTAGTTCAGAAatgtctttatttttatttaatgggttaaaatgccctttttcaaataaatatatatatattttttttgaacacattttattcctaataatatttcttttattatcaaatgtttattctacttcaattagaaaaaaattaaaaatatttcttattttattataattatttttaattgttatttgaataaaaattaatgatttatttatgatgatcttatatatatgagatatattatccgttaaaacttagagtacatgaaattattctattttaattaataaaatgagattacgaagaataaaataatttctacatttttattacttaaatatttaaaaagaaagaaaacaagaatagaattccttaaaaataatatttttataaggaacaagatttgttttttttaaaaaaatatatttattcggAAAAAGACATTTTTGATCCATTTTATAATAATAGGGGGATTTTGgacccattaaataataataggggcatttctagaccaaaatattaacgacaatgGCATTTTTGGGACCAAATTATAAACGAAagacatttttgttcatttcaaatagtttaaggtaCAGTCGATCGACGGAAGACATCTCTGATCCACCGATTTACCACTGAACggctttttctttcatttttgacccttttcccgAGATTTAGAAATATTACCGTACTATCTTCTATGTTGTTGAACACGTTTAATTCCCCTAACAATTTCACCTTTactatcaaaataattattgtcGAACTTGGTTTTTGgcaatttatttgtattttgtgtTAGCTTGTTTAATTTGCAATTCTTCATTAGTATATTTATTCGCGCCACATAAGGCTATTTTATcaagaatattttttatatttagggTTCGAATTATAGCATTCTGAATAAAGGAAGAACAATCTCATCCACTACATCATATTCTTTGATGGTTACACTATTGCGCATCATCAAACGATATAAAAAGGAAAGCTAGAAGTCCAGGACAATTATGAAAGAATGAAAATCAAGAGATGAATTTAGACAAAGTATAAATAATTAAGTAGGCATTTGGTCATAGTTTCCGATATCTTTTTATTCcctttatttatttgaaatttataaagtTAAAAGTTTTGAAATAGAATTgtatttgattatatttttgtaaagaaggaaaaaaatatcttatttaatatttataaatgtGATGAAGTCGGAAAATAGATTGGGaacactttttaaaatttaaaattcaactcCAAGTTGAATGTGAAAACTTAACAACCAAatacttattttgaaataaattaaaaattattaataataaaatgaataattCTTATTAGCAAACGGATCGTGAAATATTTACATATACTAATATGATGATACGCCCATTCTAAGCCTAAAAATACCAGATTCACCTTGTTTGGGTAGTTATTACCTAGGATAGATATTAATcgtttaaatataatattaattttaattgctatttaatttttttatattaataaatttataattaaataattaaaaaatactttttataaCAATCAATTTTGTATAATTACATTATCAtcaaaactttttttcttttcaacataatataataaaataatatataacaaTCATCTATCCAGATAGAGTGATAGGAAAAATCAATTCCCAGAAAAGGTGCAGGGGACTCATTGTCCCAAAACAGGGCCGCCCACACCACAAATCTGCCGATACATACAAGGCTTCTGTTAAAGTTTGTCTCGACATCCGCAAGGCTGCTAATAAGCTAGCCTTAgctataaatttttaaatatttttatcaagttattttgaattaatttttttttatatatttgatcataaattttttttaaatattttatttatgaaaaaacaGATTTTTAGAGTATTTAGAGTGTAAATTTAGTGTAGAGTTGAATGAATCGAATGTGGAAGGGAAGCTTGCCAGACATACTATTTTCAAGAGTGAGTTTTAAATATCTTGGGTCCGTACTTCACAATAGTGGAAATATTGACAATGATTGTCATACATCGCGTTGGGGCTGCATGGATGAAATTGAGACTTGCCTCTGGAGTTCTGTATGACAAGaaggtaccacctaaacttaaaggtaaatTTTACTTAAAGGTAAATTTTacagagtggtggttagaccgactttGTTTTATGAGGTGGAGTTATGGCCTATCAAGAAATCTCATGTTCAGAAaatgcatgttgcggagatgaagatgttgagatggatgtgtaggcatactaggagcgacacGATCGGGAATGAGGTTGTCCaggaaaaggtaggagtggctcCTGTGGCAGAAAAGATAAGGGAAACGAGAGTCAGATGGTTTGCGTATGTGCAAAGGAGGTGTGCTAATGCGCAGTgaggagatgtgagaggctggtTTTAGGGGGTACTCGGAGTGGTGAAGGtaggccgaaaaagtattggagagaggtgattagacaagaaaTGGTGCAACTTCATAGTACCGAGAACATTACTCTAGATAGGAAGGAGTGAAGGtcgcgtattagggtagaaggctagtaggagTGGAGTATTTCTCTTGGAGTGCATAGGTTTAGGCTCGTTAGTGTCTATCATAGTACTAGTCATACCATTttagtggtaaggtctgtaTACACTTTATCTTAAGGGTGTCAAATGGGCCGAGTGACCCGTTTTTTGTTCCATTAAGGGTCCGGCACGGTAGGGACTGGACCAAGTACCGGCCCACCCCCCAAAAAAATTGGGCTGGTCCGGTGTAATTTTTGGCCTGGACCGATAAGACTGGCTCGATAAGGCACCTATAGCCAGCCCACTGGTCCACCAGCCCGGATCGGTAGCTGGCCCACCGGTCCACTGGCCCGTACCGGCCtggtataataattttttttttaatttctgaaATTTAGCCATTGGGCCACTTTTCAGAAAGTGATCGTTGAGCCCAACGACTATATAGTCGGGGTACAGTGTGTTTGCCATTACTTAGGATCAACTAGGATGCTTATTGAGTACCATTGTTGTGTTGGTACTCACTCCCTTGCTATTTACACTTGGGTAAGTTACAAGTCCGGATTGTCTTGATCATCCTCCTGCATCATTGTCTGAGGCTTACTTCTGGAGTTTGTGAGGTAGTTGTTAGTCATTCCGGTAGTCGTCACTTACCCTTTTATTATGTCCTTAATCTATTTCAGCCTTGGAGATATTTAGACTTGTGTATTTCTTTAATCTGTATTATTAATTAGTGTCTTGTACTCGTGGTACTgggttttgaattttttttattatattatgatttttgcaACACTTAAGTTATGTCAGTTCTTATTTGTTCTCTTACTTCCGCATTTATCCTTGGCGAGGATTGTTTAGGTTGATCTGTCTTGGTAGGATAAGGCAGGTGTCATCACACTCGgtttttgggttgtgacaatatGTCACGTAGTATGTGTGTATCTACCtattcaaatttatatatatatatatatataagtgctTACTTGCTACACCCAAAATCTGAAGCCATAGATGTTAGCTAAGACCAAGTTAAAGGGCATATTTTTGTACTATGTCTTTCAATTAATTACTTCTAAATCCCGACCTTATCTTTTAAGGTCCAATTTAGTTTTTGTTCTTATGGTCTATTTTTCAAAAGCTCTTGAACCTCTTACCTTATTTtgctgtaacaccccctaaaacgttgtatgtggtgtttcaattctcgataaaaatgatattaCTTTGATTTTTTGGCATAATTTTTCATAAGTTggttcaaattaggtgattcaaatttcttaacAACCCCAACATcgttacctacaacttttgtgaagactatatcttaagatttggaggctaagtaggtcaaataaattaatttttgcaatacatggtgctgtgatgaaatgcaGTGTTTGTAGAAGCAAAATAATATCtaactgtaggatgctccaaattagttgattcttaaacaaCATGAAAGTAcacttctagagctacaataTATATGAGACTCTAAaacctaatgaggaagttatcttgttcaaacgcagctccaaaaaatagtattccattaaaaaaagttcatctcaccaaccatggaaagatctagatccatttgacatcaacaATGAAAGCAATAGtcttccatttgacatcatccatgacatcacaatcctccattggattttcaagatcatcttttttaattatttttatttattgttaggtccctcctccacacttataaatatccaccttattttctcattttattcatcaagttttctcaagcaactcttctctctatacacctttttactcattctcaaatatagttttagtttttagtagtttagaaatactattccggtgattcttatactccggatagtaaaCGCTccagcgagaagaaaaggctaggggttcaagagtgttcattgagttcttcaattcggagtaaagctttggattccaggtatgtaggactattcatagcatcggattgagttcgtccatgcgcccaatatttaaattcatcgtaattgagttatagttgagttttaccctaattcttgaattctaaatgaattaattatttttctattgagtttgatatatttatgcattgagattattatttttatctctcatattattagaattgTTGTTTgtggctacttttccatgaaccctaattaatttgatgttcatgcctattttgagtaaagatgttggcttttaatatgcATTAACAAAAAGAgcgatttgaattaatattatatatgtattttattgagttttgaaagagtaaaggcattgagtttaaatgaatttgattctttgggttAAATGATGTTTAGAGTAAGatgttttgaagtataatgatttgatgaagaggtaatgatgatgatgatacattgagatgagtttgatgttttaaattaaagtccaatgaggctagatgatgaggttaatatgagcacatgttttgagagtagtattgagcaccgagttaggtaagagtttaattgaatCAAACTCCAAAGGTACGTAGTCagtgtaggatggaggctatgcctcttaagtctcaaaaagaggactttgatgattggatccaagatggtaaTGTCCTTTATTCTGGCAAGGTAttagatggatgtggcaacgacatcgtttcgttgtatcatcactagctcataagtgatggttgtcagttagagaaactcccaactgagtaagcattgcttattattatttttaaacttgcattacatattgatgttgagatgatgttgagttctgagctgagtcttcctgagaggagtttcttgatatttgtccttactttcctaccattttacatactcgtgcatttcatgtactgacgtcattcgacctgcatcgttttatgatgcagatacaggtgttagaggaTTGTACTGATAAAATAGATGATAAATTCCGTTATAATACATTGGACCTATTAAAAAAACAATTGCTACATTAATATAAATGAATTGAGATTTTAACTGAAATTTctgtaaaattattaaatataaaacttgATCTTACCAGTGGGATCTAATGTTTGTTGTTTGGATCATCCAGCCAAGACCAAATAAAAGGGAATTAGATTGAAAATGATTAGTAAAAACATTTCAATGCAATTGAAAAAAGTtctaatataagaaaataaatagaatattACATAAggacacaaaataaatatattaaaatagaaaatttagATCAAA
Proteins encoded in this window:
- the LOC129875604 gene encoding non-specific lipid-transfer protein 2-like; this encodes MVGKISCIVILCMVVVAPHAEALTCGQVTSSVAPCLPYLTGRGPLGGCCGGIKGLLGAAKTPADRKTACTCLKSAAKAMKGIDAGKAAGLPTACGVNIPYKISPSTDCSKYVINLLFF